Below is a genomic region from Acinetobacter tibetensis.
AAGGGATTAAAGCCCGTCGTACCCGTAATGAAGGTCGTGTCCGCGCCTTAAAAGCGCTGCGTGAAGAATCCAAAGCACGTCGTTTCCAGCAAGGCAAAGTCAGCATGGCAACCCAAGATGCCAATCGTTCTGGGAAATTGGTGTTTGATATTGAACACCTCAGTGTTTCTTACGGTGACAACCTACTGATCAAGGATTTCTCTGCGTTGGTGATGCGTGGCGACCGCATTGGTTTAGTTGGGGATAACGGTGTTGGAAAAACCACCTTAATTAAAGCCATTTTAGGTCAAATTGAACATGGTGGTTCAGTCAAAACAGGTACACAGCTTGAGATTGCCTATTTTGACCAATTGCGTAATGCGCTTGACCTTGAAAAAACCGTGATGGCCAATGTGTCAGAAGGCTCTGACTTTGTCGATGTAAATGGTAACCGTCGTCATATCTACAGCTACTTACAAGACTTCCTATTTTCGCCAGAACGCGCACGTACGCCAGTCAAAGCACTCTCTGGTGGTGAAAGGAACCGCATTCTGTTAGCCAAGTTGTTACTCAAACCATCCAATTTAATCGTGATGGATGAGCCAACCAATGATTTGGATATGGTTACGCTAGAATTGCTGGAAGAGATGCTGTCTGATTATAAAGGCACCTTATTGCTCATTTCGCATGACCGTGCCTTTATGGACAACGTAGTCACTTCAACTTGGGTGTTTGATGGCAAAGGCAATATTGATGAGTACATTGGTGGTTATCAGGATTACCTAGAACAACGTCCAGATCAGAAAGTGGTTGATCAAAAAAGTGATGTGAAAAAGGCTCAAGCCAAAGCTGAAGCGGCTGCCGCAGCAGCAACGCCTGCGCCGAAAAAGGTGAAACTGAGCTATAAAGATCAACGAGAACTCGATAGCCTACCTGCGGAAATTGAAGCTCTGGAAGCTGAACAAACTCAACTTTCAGACAAGTTGGCAGATGGTTCTTGGTTTGTTTCAAATGCCGATGCCGCGACTCAAGCGTCACAGCGTCTGACTGAAATTGAAGAACAGTTACTTGAAAAATTGGAACGTTGGGATAGATTAGAAAACCTCAGCAAAGGCAACTAATTTAATGCTCAATAACCCGATTGGCTGAGCCATTTAGCCAATCGGGTTTTTTTATTGTTTAATTCAAATCGTACAAATAGCCAAAGTCATATGACAAACAAACCAATGAGTCGGCTATTTCTGCCACAATTTATGCGTCGGTCGTAGCAACCATTGTGATAATTGGCGAATACTTTGATCAAATATACGTTGCTGTAGCAATACACAAGTCAAAATTGACAGCACCACACAGACCAATACTTCCACAGCCACAGGCAAATTGAGCTGAATCATTCGTGCCAGCCAAATCACCACAAAACCATGTAACAAATACACAGGCAAAGTGTTTTGCCCCAAGCGCATAAAGCAGGTTCCTAGATGCTGAAATAACACCAGAAGCGTGAGTACACCCCAACTTGATAGCAATAAACACGCTATACGAGTCAAACTTCCTTGCCAGATATCCACTTTGAGCTGAGCATAACTCAAACTGCCATACCACCAGAATTGACTTAAATTCGTCCAATACAGAATAAGCACGATGAAACCAAGACTTAGGCTTGCCCAGAGTACCGCGTGATTCTGCTGTTGTAACTTTTGCATGATGGGCTGACCATAACGATACCCCAACACAAAAAAAGGCAAGAAGACACAAATTCTGCCAATGGAATAGGCATAGTTATTCCATGGCGAAAAACCAATGCCTAAAGCAATCAGCGCCGCGAGCACAAGGGCAAAACGGTTTGCATGGAACACATGCATAAATAACGTCCAAGCCATCATCCCCATGAGATACCACATCAGCCAATACGGACGTTCAAACAAACTCCAATGCCATTGCCCAGACATAACTGCATCTGATGCCAAGTACAACAGTTGAAAAGGCACATAAAGCGCAATAAAAAAGATGAGGTTTTTGAGCCAGTTTTTATCTTTATACAACATGCCAGAAATAAAAATAAAAGCAGGCATATGTATGGCATAAATGGTTTCGAGCAGTAACTGATTACTCGCTTGTGACCAACCGATCATACGCTCCAGAAAATGCCCCAACACCACCAGAAAAATTAGACCTGCTTTGGCAGTATCAATCGCGTCATTTCTCATCTATACATGCAATTAATTTGAAATATGTTGCTAGTCTAACATCTGTATTTCAAGTTACTTCATATCCATCATGCTGAATCATCGGGATAAAATGAATCCCCTTTTGTTCAGTCGCATAACCAGAGATGACCAAGCCAAATTTCAAGAGCATAGTTCAGTAAAAAGTACGCGTGCCCTATCCCATCTTTCACCTCATTCATTAAAAATCTAAAACTAGAAAAGATTAACTTGATAATCTTAATGACAATTCAACAGGTTAAATTACCCATTGGCAGCACAAACCAGATTTATCAACATCGATATGCTATACCTATCAACATAAGAATAACTGAGCCTTTTATCATGTTAGATTTGTCACAAATT
It encodes:
- a CDS encoding acyltransferase family protein codes for the protein MRNDAIDTAKAGLIFLVVLGHFLERMIGWSQASNQLLLETIYAIHMPAFIFISGMLYKDKNWLKNLIFFIALYVPFQLLYLASDAVMSGQWHWSLFERPYWLMWYLMGMMAWTLFMHVFHANRFALVLAALIALGIGFSPWNNYAYSIGRICVFLPFFVLGYRYGQPIMQKLQQQNHAVLWASLSLGFIVLILYWTNLSQFWWYGSLSYAQLKVDIWQGSLTRIACLLLSSWGVLTLLVLFQHLGTCFMRLGQNTLPVYLLHGFVVIWLARMIQLNLPVAVEVLVCVVLSILTCVLLQQRIFDQSIRQLSQWLLRPTHKLWQK
- a CDS encoding ATP-binding cassette domain-containing protein encodes the protein MAYITLRDVQLAFGGPALLDGANFNLERGERVCLIGRNGEGKSTLLKLIEGTLLPDSGEVAIQNGLTVSMLAQDVPMDSGKVADIVADGAGEAATVLKAYHEACDACILGDMEACDRMGNLQHKLDQLDGWALENKVNSILSKMGLDPNADLADLSGGRKRRVLLARALLTQPDVLLLDEPTNHLDVESIEWLEKFLLDQNNLTLLFISHDRSFVDSIATRIVELDRGTLRSYEGNYSRYLDLKAQQMEAEEKQNALFDKRLAEEEVWIRQGIKARRTRNEGRVRALKALREESKARRFQQGKVSMATQDANRSGKLVFDIEHLSVSYGDNLLIKDFSALVMRGDRIGLVGDNGVGKTTLIKAILGQIEHGGSVKTGTQLEIAYFDQLRNALDLEKTVMANVSEGSDFVDVNGNRRHIYSYLQDFLFSPERARTPVKALSGGERNRILLAKLLLKPSNLIVMDEPTNDLDMVTLELLEEMLSDYKGTLLLISHDRAFMDNVVTSTWVFDGKGNIDEYIGGYQDYLEQRPDQKVVDQKSDVKKAQAKAEAAAAAATPAPKKVKLSYKDQRELDSLPAEIEALEAEQTQLSDKLADGSWFVSNADAATQASQRLTEIEEQLLEKLERWDRLENLSKGN